One window of the Entelurus aequoreus isolate RoL-2023_Sb linkage group LG18, RoL_Eaeq_v1.1, whole genome shotgun sequence genome contains the following:
- the LOC133633634 gene encoding coxsackievirus and adenovirus receptor homolog, with translation MMTSVLWYLVSVLAFCTTGLVCAFGTSANKTSYYAHKGSSVILHCKYTRPSGFLKCPAGSWEFVSPKKDRKVIFKMESSQIKTDYNPLKDRISFPSPNPCDGDASIRINGLRMSDTGKYVCNLEFKSQHLLKTMTLTVTEELSTPVCAVQGKLVAGNVVTLQCTSSQGTPPLKYSWTKTSGNQMLPSNTNGDTSGGTLLVNRLSEDDCGSYRCTVESLDDTKHCEILLECPHPPSTTSDATKHKEVPPKCPRSPLATSDGNQVIIAVAATIVVLLLAIVLVLTVIWVLRKRNRGELAIN, from the coding sequence ATGATGACGTCTGTGCTGTGGTATTTGGTGTCAGTGCTGGCATTTTGCACCACGGGCCTAGTTTGTGCTTTTGGGACCAGCGCCAACAAGACTTCCTATTACGCACACAAAGGATCGAGCGTCATTCTTCACTGCAAGTACACACGTCCCTCTGGCTTCTTAAAGTGCCCGGCAGGTTCTTGGGAATTTGTATCTCCAAAAAAAGACAGGAAGGTTATTTTCAAGATGGAATCCAGCCAGATAAAAACGGACTATAATCCTTTGAAGGACAGGATTAGCTTCCCTTCCCCCAACCCTTGTGATGGAGATGCTTCCATAAGGATCAATGGCCTGCGTATGTCAGACACGGGGAAGTACGTGTGCAACTTGGAATTTAAGTCTCAACATTTGTTGAAAACCATGACCCTGACAGTCACGGAGGAGCTGAGCACACCGGTGTGTGCCGTGCAAGGAAAGCTTGTGGCAGGTAATGTTGTGACGCTCCAATGCACATCCTCACAAGGCACCCCCCCGCTGAAGTACAGCTGGACAAAGACGAGTGGAAACCAGATGTTACCTTCTAACACCAACGGGGACACCTCAGGAGGGACCTTGTTGGTCAACAGGCTCTCAGAGGACGACTGTGGAAGTTATCGCTGCACGGTGGAAAGTCTGGATGATACCAAACACTGTGAGATCCTACTTGAGTGTCCACACCCACCTTCGACCACAAGCGATGCAACCAAACACAAGGAGGTCCCACCAAAGTGTCCACGGTCCCCATTAGCGACGAGCGATGGAAATCAAGTTATCATAGCAGTGGCGGCGACTATCGTTGTTCTTTTGCTGGCCATTGTCTTGGTTCTCACAGTCATTTGGGTCTTGCGCAAAAGAAATCGTGGTGAGCTTGCTATCAATTAA